From the Gossypium hirsutum isolate 1008001.06 chromosome A02, Gossypium_hirsutum_v2.1, whole genome shotgun sequence genome, the window GGTGAAGAAGGCACGGAATAGAAATCCCCAAGAATCTCTGTTTAAGCCCGGAATGGAATCCACCCGTAATAGGGTATTACGTTGAACCAAACGCCAGTTTAAGTGGGCCTGAAAAATAGGTTAGTAATAAGCATGTAATGGTTTAGCTATTACCTTCAACCAAACATGCTGTTAAGCTTTATGCAGGAGTGTTGATTAGCATCTTCAACCAATGGCGGAGGATATAAAAGTTTTGAACAACGCGCAACCACTGTGCCTCTCTACTACTCATTATCAACGTCTAAACATAAGATACGGTTTACTCTTAATCAAACTGCCTAAAACTTGTATTCTACTAAAATTAACATTCACAACGGAAATAGAAAGAATAAAACAGTATTCGCTATAGTTTACATATAAGTAGTAAATGAAATGTAATGggattaaaaataacatattggataaattattcaacataattttagaggaaaaagcaaaattaagtaaatatgcaTAAGATAATaagaaatataatataattaactgTTAGAAATGTGGTCATTCTTTTGCATCTTCAATTCCAAGTCAAATATATTTTATGGAATTTTTTAAGGTAAAAACAGTGAATTCATAAATagtaaatttcaaatttagatttGGTTGACTCGAAAATTGGAACAGATTGATTGGGCGGTTGAACAAATtgaatcaatatttttatttttatgattaatttaataGAACAATTGTATCAGTCAAATAGATCGAATCTATTGGGCTAACAAACCGGTGGCCTAATTATggaattattatttaaaagtcaagggtttataaattaaaattgtggaaattatggtataaatgaattctttttaaatatttatattgtatcGAATTAAATGCATGAAAGTTCGTTATTGTTTTTAGAACCGGATCAGACCAATCGGTCAAACCAATTGGATCTGAAGTCAGTCGGGGTACCAATCTAGAATAACGGGTTAGATTGGTTGACTCGTAAACTTCAATCCGTTGACCAGTTCAACcgaatttatctatttttaaatattttatttttaataatttatttcccTGGATTTTAGTATTCCAAGTGCTTGTAAGCTGATTGACGAAATAGAGAATAGAAAGCATGATGACATCctattatgaaattttttttaaaatcactaaCGAAGACAGCACGTTGCATTATCCGGTTGACATTAACCTTAAATGCGAATATATATGCTAAGATACTAATTTGTCAAGTTCAGAAATGGACAAGAAAGAAAGATTAGAGGACAAAGAGGGGGGAAGTATTGTCCTTTTCCTATGATTCATGTCCCTATCCAAGATATGGTTTGCCTAATTCTCAGGATGGCCTGGAAAAACACCTTCACTTAATGATCTTAAAGGGAAACTCATCACCCAAAACCAACCTCAATAATTGCAGTTACTGTTTTTGCATGAATAACATTTTTTGTGGGTAGCTATCAGAAATGTGTGATAGAGATGGTGGTTTTTGGGACTTTTTTTTGGACAATGAAGCTGCCTTTCATCCAAACTATATATCTGTTTTGTATCAGGTTAAGCATAGGTTACCAAATTTTCTAGCCCTGCCTAGCTTTTATGTTAGGCGGGTGTTATACCTTGCTCCGATTGGGATACGTGGTAACACAAGAATCAATTGGAGAGACTCACAAACGATCATCTGTCTTACACCATTTGGATAGTCACTCATCAACTATTCACATGCCTCGTACATTACGAGAGGGAGTGTCCATCCTTAACCATCCGGTTGAATCTTTTGTTAAGTCATCCTTCTTCTCTTTATTCTCCTACGTTTTTGGCTTTCTGTCCTAACATGACTTTCCTCCACATCACTCTTCTCTACTTTTTCCACTCTCATTGATACCGCAATTTGATTAGCGATGGCAAGAGAGTAATATTCGAATAATTGTAAAAATTTGATTGGGTTGTTTGGATATTAATGCTCAAATACCGATATTACGAAATTTTCAGAAATCCGACCCATCAAGTAGTGCTTTTATAATGGGTTGGCTGGATGTGCACAAATGGGCTACAAAGGTACTCGCCTGATTAATGGAAAATACAGAGACACTCTGTCCATCCAAGGACCACTGCTATTTTTAACACTCTTCTTTTTTAGTTTTATCTTTTTCTGGTTAAAATGAAGATCCCAAGGTTAATTTTGCTTCttgttttcaagttttaaacctatacaagcctttttttttttaatcattctGCCAAAAGATGGGGACTAGTCTTTCTGACTGTTGAAATTTAAACAAGCTAATTTATTTGTGGCTGAGCATACAAAATTTTCAAGTCCTCAAGTTGGAAAAAAACTATGGTCGGCACAACATTCTTTCAAGGGAATTACTAGTTTTAAATCCTACAATCTACAGTGGATAAACCTGAAAAACATAGATTCTATGCTAATAGAACCAGATTCTACATTGTCTACGCAGTGTCAGCAAAATAAACTGAAGAAAACCTGCAATTTCATATATATCCAATGGCatcgaaattttaatttatttttaatgttctcaGGTTGTTTCCCACTGCATTGAcagaaagaaattaaaaaaaaaaaaagagtagacTCGGAGAATAAAAAAAACAAGAGTAAAAAGGAAGGAACAAAATCCCTTTGAGATCTAAGgcctttttgttttgtttttctttttctacaaCATTCCTCCCATTTCTCTCTCCAGAACAGCTGCATTAGTAGAGACAAAAGCTGTTACAATTTACCCTTTTGTCATTCCTTGCTTCTTCCCTGGAAACCACCACCAAATTCTTTTATCAAATTACAGCTTATctaaccatcaaatttctcttttttatttttaagaatgtCGAGGAGAAAGTTAAAATCGATGACTAACCTGCAGGTTTTTTGAACCTGCTTTTCCAGATTTCAGGAAACCAAGTTTTTTCTGGAATGATGATGATTTGCCCTGAAAGTATCTCACAGGTGGCAtagttaagtttatatataataataatggaaGACTTAACTGCTTTAAAGAAGGATATAGTATATATTTAGTACCTTAAAATGTGTACCCGAAAAGCCTTGTGAAAAGTCCAACAACTCCATTGAAGTATCTTTGTTGATGTTCTTCTGTAAAAACACCAGAAAACATCCATTGTTACTCTTGTTTTTGTTACAAACCAACCGAATAAGAACAATGAGAATATAGTGGAACTTACCTCGGAAAAGCTTATTACAGGGGAGCTGGCAGTGTCATCAAGAAAAGAATGTTGTTGATTATTGCTACAATGTTCCTTCATCTGCTTTTTGTTTTTGCTGGTTTTGTTAGCTGGTTCAGGATTTACAGGATGAGAACAAAAGCTTCTATTTTCATCGAGGCATTCCACATAATCTTGGCAGTAATAATGTCTTGGACCGGAAGATGCATCAGACACCATGGATAAACCCTCCTCTTCATCTTCAACCCCGAATCTAGCTCCTTTCACCCCATAAACCTCATCAAAGTTGCCGCCAAAATTTTGACACCGGGTTTGAGAGTAAGAGGATTGATCTAAGTAGAAAGTCCAACCAGATTCACAACCACTACCACATTGTGAAGCTGATAAATTcattctaaacttttttttttgttttccctcTTGGGTTTTAGAGTTTTGACATATAAGCAAATTCTTGAAGCTGTTACGTATATAAATAGAATACAGAGGGTATAGCAGGATAAGACCAAAAGAAGCACACTCAAATCCTAGACTACTTTTCTCATTTCTTCAAGCCTTTCGCCATTTGTTTTTTACTTATGTGAATCAATCAAATTCGCCAGTGGCTCtgagtgagagagagagagagagagagagagagagagagagagagagaattggTGAACAGTGCTGATAGGGAACCGATTATCAATTCATgtatacaaatgtaataatacAGCAGCCAGTACAACAATGGTGCTGTCCTTTCAATAAAAAGTGAATGTATTTTACTGCTCATTTAATGCCCTCTATATCTTTGTTTCTTCCGGCATATCTTTCAAATGTTTTTATTTGGAACTTGGAAGTGATAGATGAGAttgtattatttgaaattaagatATCTTATGTAGACAgtaatgattaattttttaattgagggtatcttttaaaattttaaataattaattgtaatttgactttataattaaaggataaaatgaattattatcataccatatattttataattaattaagatGAAACAATTTGCAAATTATGAGACTACAAGATtctaatgaaattaaataatgcaAGATGTccttttcattcaaaatttagCTAAAGACGATTCTTCAAATCCATGTTTAAACCAAATGTGAAACGGACATGCATGTTCCTTTGCTGAGTTGTCGTAGACTCATTATGGGGTATTAACTGAGACATTATTGTAAACTTATAATTTCCCTGTTTTctttttgggtcattacaacaGATTatccatctatttattttttcctGTGCCGCCGTTGGAATGCATTAAATGGTAGTGGGGTCTTGAGTGAGTGACCCCATGAATGTTGGATCGTTGCATAATATACGGCATCTAAAATATAAGTATTCCTCTTATCTCACGTTATTTTGTCAAAATTCTAGAATTTTGTTTATAGCCATAACAATTCATAGATTTGTAAAAGTTAATTAAAAGGATGAACTCGTGCATACaaaaattaagcccaaaaattTAATATAGCGTAAATTGATGGATTTCTTCCCTTACATATGTAATATTATATAGGTTACTCTGTAATATGATTTGGTTGTTAGATTTAAAATGTGAGATATCATATTTATTGCAAAAACAATTATGTTGAGGATAAATCCGAATTGAACAAATAAGAACAAATAGAGAAAATTGGACacaaatatttttatgaaaaaattcttttaaaaaggataaaaaaacacAGGCA encodes:
- the LOC107952566 gene encoding protein SOB FIVE-LIKE 5; this translates as MNLSASQCGSGCESGWTFYLDQSSYSQTRCQNFGGNFDEVYGVKGARFGVEDEEEGLSMVSDASSGPRHYYCQDYVECLDENRSFCSHPVNPEPANKTSKNKKQMKEHCSNNQQHSFLDDTASSPVISFSEKNINKDTSMELLDFSQGFSGTHFKGKSSSFQKKLGFLKSGKAGSKNLQGRSKE